A DNA window from Helianthus annuus cultivar XRQ/B chromosome 15, HanXRQr2.0-SUNRISE, whole genome shotgun sequence contains the following coding sequences:
- the LOC110913258 gene encoding N66 matrix protein-like — MVTTSKPPTITEAIDLSVALTEEAIRKFSNFKKGTSSTSKKKEVNPPAEVKTGAEVKGKGYIGALPKCDVCQYHHSGQCRLRKCESCGKTGHSKETCWAGTSTGRGGQRGYGSGNGNRPFGGNGGNGNRGNFGNQASSGNRGANNNRGGNGNGNGRGPGCFNCGDVGHFK; from the exons ATGGTAACAACATCCAAGCCTCCTACAATCACCGAGGCGATTGATCTGAGTGTAGCGTTAACTGAAGAGGCCATCAG gaagttctcaaacttcaagAAGGGTACCAGCAGCACCAGCAAGAAGAAGGAAGTGAACCCACCAGCTGAAGTTAAAACTGGTGCTGAAGTCAAGGGAAAAGGATATATAGGCGCTCTGCCCAAATGTGATGTATGCCAGTACCATCATTCCGGCCAGTGCAGGCTTAGAAAGTGTGAGTCTTGTGGGAAGACTGGCCATTCGAAGGAAACATGCTGGGCTGGTACTAGTACAGGTCGTGGTGGTCAAAGAGGTTATGGAagtggtaatggaaaccgcccaTTTGGAGGAAATGGCGGTAATGGAAATCGTGGTAATTTTGGGAATCAAGCTAGTAGTGGAAACCGGGGAGCAAACAACAATCGAGGTGGTAATGGGAACGGTAATGGTCGAGGACCAggttgttttaattgtggagacgTGGGGCATTTCAAGTGA
- the LOC110913257 gene encoding protein indeterminate-domain 7-like codes for MAFGSSSSSMLLENEEGHENQEQDIHPKKRRNPKIPYPDAEIIALSPATLMAKNRFICEICLKGFPREQNLQLHKRGHNLPWKLKQSTPKDDVKRKAYVCPEPSCIHHNRAHSLGDLTGIKKHYSRKHGEKKYKCQKCVKMYAVESDLKAHTKTCGKKEYQCSCGTFFSRHDSFISHKALCEALTNGDLFKLPTTVTPTGVGPAISTQMSLGLPDFSTGVPSVQNHIRTSPAIESKLGRTSENNNVTGFNCYRPSPPLFVPSLDQQNRVKYQGNFDSRVFTNLTTTQHNMGSAAMMPQLSATALLHKASLLGSTWSNYNSDNNFARPYATSFSNVHMDGTNGRLGFRNFDRNGIESNIPNYLSNNEVGPSMLNLNASAPYEQEDSNHGGIDSRSGGYNDEWNMSFQQSKGATFTRDFLGVGGGINVSSDDPESSVVGRSSL; via the exons ATGGCTTTtggatcatcttcatcatcaatgCTCTTGGAAAATGAAGAAGGTCATGAGAACCAAGAACAAGATATTCATCCCAAGAAGCGAAGAAACCCTAAAATCCCAT ATCCAGATGCAGAGATAATAGCACTTTCTCCTGCCACCTTAATGGCAAAAAACAGATTTATTTGTGAGATATGCCTTAAAGGGTTCCCAAGAGAGCAAAACTTGCAACTTCACAAAAGGGGTCACAATCTGCCATGGAAACTTAAGCAAAGCACTCCAAAGGATGATGTGAAAAGAAAGGCGTATGTTTGCCCCGAGCCCTCGTGTATCCACCACAATCGTGCGCATTCGCTTGGCGACCTTACGGGCATCAAGAAACACTATTCGCGAAAGCATGGTGAGAAGAAGTACAAGTGCCAAAAGTGCGTGAAGATGTATGCTGTTGAATCAGACTTGAAGGCTCACACAAAGACTTGTGGTAAGAAAGAGTATCAATGCAGTTGTGGTACTTTCTTCTCAAG GCATGACAGCTTCATCTCACACAAGGCATTATGTGAGGCCCTGACTAATGGGGATCTATTCAAGCTTCCAACAACTGTTACTCCCACAGGAGTTGGGCCAGCCATAAGCACCCAAATGAGCTTAGGTTTGCCCGACTTCAGTACCGGCGTGCCTTCTGTCCAGAACCATATTCGCACCAGCCCCGCAATCGAGTCTAAGTTAGGTCGTACAAGTGAAAACAACAACGTTACAGGCTTCAACTGTTACAGGCCCTCTCCACCTCTCTTTGTGCCATCTTTGGATCAACAAAATCGAGTTAAATATCAGGGAAATTTTgattctagggttttcaccaaTCTAACTACTACCCAACATAACATGGGTTCAG CTGCAATGATGCCACAACTTTCTGCAACAGCCTTGCTTCACAAGGCATCTCTACTTGGTTCAACCTGGTCTAACTACAACAGTGATAACAACTTTGCACGACCCTATGCAACTAGTTTCTCTAATGTTCATATGGATGGCACTAATGGCAGACTTGGCTTTCGAAATTTCGATAGAAATGGAATTGAGAGCAACATCCCAAACTATTTGAGCAACAATGAAGTTGGGCCCTCTATGTTGAATCTGAACGCTAGTGCACCTTATGAACAAGAGGATAGCAACCATGGTGGTATTGATAGCCGCAGTGGGGGGTACAATGATGAGTGGAACATGAGTTTTCAACAATCAAAAGGCGCGACATTTACAAGAGACTTTCTTGGAGTTGGAGGGGGGATAAACGTAAGCAGCGATGACCCAGAAAGCAGCGTCGTAGGACGAAGCTCTCTGTAG